Proteins from one Triticum aestivum cultivar Chinese Spring chromosome 7A, IWGSC CS RefSeq v2.1, whole genome shotgun sequence genomic window:
- the LOC123149912 gene encoding DNA (cytosine-5)-methyltransferase 1, with amino-acid sequence MDMESLPSAAALATEQPLTLRASTRNRKRTPVVKSPVKRKRSKAPAQPAPKAATDSDSDSVFVGESFLAEEAHSSWSRKAAATDDEEVKLAKSHYRSAKVDDTIYNIGDYVYVTAGENLVDYIGRITEFFEGVDGGRYFACRWFFRPQDTVISNTKLVKDHTHDPKRVFLSDERNDNDLDCIVSKVKIIQVDPKLDQEAKAQLAADADLYFDMSYTVPYSTFENITPDINENSGISFDGEANSESDAAATKATILDLYSGCGGMSTGLCLGAVIAGLQIETRWAVDLNTNACESFKYNHPSTEVRNEKVEDFLTLLEEWSVLCDKHIHKHNGDASASSLADEGKDRVLEKGKLVIDKLTAISYGGTKREKCIYFKGDVDVLCGGPPCQGLSGNNRHRKCDKPLDDDKNRQIVTFMDIVSFLKPKYVLMENVADILKLNGGSVGRYALSRLVALNYQSRMGLMVAGCYGLPQFRMRMFLWGALPTMVLPKYPLPQIDSVLQQSVVAYDENQKPTLKEALCLGDAISDLPTVSNDETADETVYSVKAETEFQRYIRLSRKEMLDYSFGDNKCPSEGKLLDHRPLKLNKDDYERVKQIPYQKAFLRKSEGNSNPLIVLPDDFSDVATMRARARAASAAAEVAAEELEGA; translated from the exons ATGGACATGGAGAGCCTACCGTCGGCCGCCGCCCTCGCCACGGAACAACCGCTGACGCTGAGGGCCTCCACACGCAACCGCAAGCGCACACCTGTCGTCAAGTCTCCGGTGAAGAGGAAGAGATCCAAGGCGCCGGCGCAGCCCGCGCCCAAGGCTGCCACCGACAGCGACTCTGACTCTGTGTTCGTCGGGGAGTCATTCCTCGCCGAGGAGGCGCACAGCAG TTGGAGCAGGAAAGCGGCCGCCACTGACGATGAGGAGGTCAAGCTGGCCAAGTCGCACTACCGATCAGCCAAGGTCGACGACACCATCTACAACATTGGCGACTACGTCTATGTAACG GCCGGTGAAAATCTGGTGGACTACATCGGCAGGATAACAGAGTTCTTCGAGGGCGTCGACGGTGGCCGCTACTTCGCCTGCCGGTGGTTCTTCCGTCCACAAGACACAGTGATATCCAACACGAAACTTGTCAAGGACCACACCCACGACCCGAAGCGTGTTTTCTTGTCTGACGAGAGGAACGATAATGACCTTGATTGTATTGTGTCCAAGGTCAAGATCATCCAGGTCGATCCCAAG CTTGATCAAGAAGCCAAGGCTCAACTAGCGGCTGACGCGGACCTGTACTTTGATATGTCCTATACTGTCCCCTACTCGACGTTTGAAAATATCACACCAG ATATTAATGAGAATTCTGGGATCTCATTTGATGGTGAAGCTAATTCAGAGTCTGACGCTGCAGCAACAAAAGCAACAATTCTCGACCTATATTCAGGCTGTGGTGGAATGTCCACCGGCTTGTGCTTGGGTGCAGTAATAGCTGGTCTTCAGATCGAAACG CGATGGGCTGTAGATCTTAATACCAATGCATGTGAGAGCTTTAAGTATAACCATCCAAGCACAGAG GTTCGTAATGAAAAAGTGGAGGATTTTCTTACCTTGCTAGAGGAATGGTCTGTCCTATGTGACAAGCACATTCATAAACATAATGGTGATGCCTCAGCTAGTTCGTTGGCGGATGAAGGGAAAGACCGTGTACTTGAAAAAGGCAAGCTTGTCATAGACAAACTTACCGCCATCTCCTATGGTGGCACCAAGAGAGAAAAATGCATATACTTCAAG GGTGATGTTGATGTGTTGTGCGGTGGCCCGCCCTGTCAAGGATTGAGCGGGAACAATCGGCACAGAAAATGTGACAAACCCTTGGATGATGACAAGAATAGACAGATTGTCACATTTATGGACATCGTTTCCTTCCTTAAGCCAaaatatgtgcttatggaaaacgTCGCGGATATTCTTAAGCTCAATGGTGGCTCTGTTGGTAGGTATGCTTTGAGCCGTTTGGTGGCACTAAACTATCAATCTCGGATGGGGTTGATGGTAGCCGGTTGCTATGGGCTGCCACAATTCCGAATGCGAATGTTCCTATGGGGAGCCCTCCCGACCATG GTGCTCCCAAAGTACCCCCTCCCCCAA ATTGATTCTGTTTTGCAGCAAAGCGTTGTTGCATATGATGAAAATCAGAAACCAACCTTGAAGGAGGCTCTGTGTCTTGGTGACGCCATTTCAGATCTGCCCACG GTAAGCAACGATGAAACTGCGGATGAAACTGTGTATAGTGTGAAAGCAGAGACGGAATTCCAGCGCTATATCCGGCTAAGTCGTAAAG AGATGCTGGACTACTCATTTGGTGATAACAAATGTCCCTCAGAAGGTAAGCTCCTGGATCACCGGCCTTTGAAGCTGAACAAAGATGACTATGAGCGTGTTAAGCAAATACCATATCAGAAG GCGTTCCTGCGCAAGTCGGAGGGGAACAGCAACCCGCTGATCGTGCTGCCCGACGACTTCTCCGACGTGGCCACGATGAGGGCGAGGGCAAGGGCAGCGTCGGCTGCTGCCGAGGTGGCGGCGGAGGAGTTGGAAGGAGCTTGA